The following are from one region of the Betta splendens chromosome 15, fBetSpl5.4, whole genome shotgun sequence genome:
- the LOC114841977 gene encoding cilia- and flagella-associated protein 46 isoform X8, translated as MDLDIRQYLTKATEYKDPGALQSAYSLIKDITAGTSQRGLHIGPELYVLCAEAALQLGCLDISAACLKMYFEEKLPANQFLCRAYLCQGQLKAPSTTGSMEDFEEAAVCFLKAIEISKHEPRYNFMVFNASVLYFQAVRPLLQPYLCHHLVSSLRQVVQSLEEVAHHDHSWRAELMMHLIKCLVDSGKMEEAVGFAKITEEFIKSHTPQFYPSLFTLMVQHKLSENDVLVETSRQSTSLEVIYKMQDLKNRLKTMKNDELNKEDSAKLEEIFHLLVDCTKVATTVKNPSLHIPIPAYPVDRVAFLLELALLALQVKHQKVAAGCMKELKTVGETSAGQRIIMECVTCGINLLKKEAKMSAYCKASVEAQLKEIGKLDKLLQTAVRERDPQAAQAVCATQWSFCLPLLQHNLRKYIKAPLLRMAQVLEDTQSVMQGMRSQIHSELAAMEEEEGRLEAALTHLHKAMLLDNGTQRQRLSSAFHLLQLRKTLYQTPSRNEDKAALLLQQAKEIQPQDKTDSRPCLVAVGLLLAPDDFQMVLDADDTSEISLASGPVAQLCAKAQHHTTCVQRVHRHLTTQGDNSDNAERVKLWATLAKKARKEEVWDVCRAASRFCLLYDDGRWKMSVNDECTCSDKESLAECNRGCTENQININDLLQLLAEIRFIAAEATVQKLLTEGVKLNSPAVPPRERGVCVSEVNQHWIIYRDWIQTLSAHATSNFLRAAELGVEINEPWVVANAAIYLWNYNSHLLAAGEYQHLVPTFQGLVEMLQKIEFTRNRALVVLLCDVVARGLIQPLCNTDYIEPSPQADKGKNRAEKGMEKAANSHGSFLDPAPLQDVHKALQLSEYALHLSGCNNTGEKISIAVRKQAVATWVQIKRLLKQQIGSEIDIKHKSEDEDVSAMTRVLVAAEMLQCNKNPRHMEFSAPSLSTLLSMASECSWTDAVVELQVWCQLASFCYDVNDHSLVLCCTKNALQLEGAATKTLNIMPCALYSLSAVNEMLSSAACLRGLSLAHESRGDLHKYREALKMLLFGVSNAEKADNPALCITAAKHYWNTCLPLTQIPVERWQFQKPLEKILTALVHTNCSHTSKQGKAKRFLTLEAASPVRPKDGSQADEDLSLRADIYSFLLQLHVELKDWKSALQLLDKAISDVSCTRRRIPLQKQRILVKVQLGENILMDMQKLRGEDEWCCSSMWHQAALCATNKSKQLTYYQESITSAMCPKKVSLLMEFGAWLYCHNFPKADAHHQLQWAIDILLNVEPEQAEEPGDNSKGKDLSSGKCELLVGVQVFSWIHNLSNLKEVWRLDYLIQAHTLVAVMTDKTSPEYQLYLVRAYTFVLQIWKESMAVASQISSDMAKCQPPQPPQSAGSKKDQDKGKNKKTKDHTPAEERPKSITLDQTLPSAVKEWACYMCPDQVRQIFRANSNPHCINRQSISKQTQSLFYLNRLENELRLLSLDHLTLPVLHLAETIAHDLMDDEGLSDLYRLRIVRTCWQLGVEANFAYQEKLVILSSIQKQMQMRCQNIITSSQGRSDIHKQVILQKTGMDNSAWLRKEGMDMRVQDIWLDKAEVCLSMGLYQPTRQLLAEAHLISVELGDLKAVARCLLKCAILACEEQNYAQALILLDKSLALGGNKEFWYHFTLTKVRAVLGQRHRDAQAKAELIIKEGCEALKLNLEQQAIQAPELTFMIISLEMRGAMECISFITGSECGGAPSTEALQRLTSSCDKLRDCAITFTKLSYNEQAAEAHAECAHTLRFLSSHAADPASKQRFLLNGLSQMQLAVMLQEHVAQRIQDLLYPQEESHQQLLPAIRKLLRLRLALAEFCLAMLEEHCAEEKSQAVARMWKTSVMIALEDFTRCTPEPDSLEQEWVSVGSTLGQVALSQLAAVRSYKLVNMETRARCLTLMGTYLRLQAVHEGPVQMCFLWGRNKQVSHSEPKPIFIKEGDSEKDGESSRMTSAKRAELQQKRCKVQQLLTQASKALAEATSLCLQHNLPRSILADASLSMLECHGQSNPAVAGQYLALFQSCCTVSMIVEVLSSACANTSVSQFSALLSFHRKLLLAQEERPSSMLRGVEDSLNSLSKAFSHLTISPNHLNMLAELPPNLKILLLQHNKDGSQLYGAFYETTKESESPKGKTGILTCSSVAKVSVCPQALGALRKKTQAFGQETRHTLLKEGFWQSTDSRLEETAAEKTLEHHFREIVQDMEEYLNPLLEQFDFSCLRLETLSAPEMTRIKEKEDKANSAKEEQGTFLVLLADQMLLELPLEALSILQEKGLTSVSRDFSLQLLHSRLNKEEPQIVEKDNKKETKGARGTKEKGDQSRAIKVVPANRTLPSNTFPIDSKNFKYIIDPNQKGNIEGTCPFTRIEEILESHNQQFTHPFVRNKQKPSLPEMEQLLCRCSAFIYLGMQRFTEDVPLSKLAALNLCECRMALLFDRIQNSATLLRQSSLHLHKSTGKLALEETLETALLLSVVGVGCVVLNHWHSSLKQNTHNVATILDNMLRSSQTSGQSVYALRKGTSKVTGQENQSHDQTLLADFEEDHVQHKMTHSLFNCVLYGLPNLIFT; from the exons ATGGACCTGGATATTCGTCAATATCTAACCAAGGCAACGGAGTATAAAG ACCCCGGGGCTCTGCAGTCAGCATACAGCCTGATAAAGGACATCACAGCAGGGACGAGCCAAAGAGGTTTACATATTGGCCCAGAGTTGTACGTCCTGTGTGCGGAAGCAGCCCTCCAG TTGGGTTGCTTGGACATTAGCGCAGCATGTCTAAAGATGTACTTTGAAGAGAAACTGCCTGCTAATCAATTTTTGTGTAGAGCCTATCTCTGTCAGGGCCAGCTAAAGGCTCCATCGACCACTGGAAGCATG gaAGACTTTGAAGAGGCTGCAGTGTGTTTCCTGAAAGCAATTGAAATTTCAAAGCATGAGCCAAG ATACAACTTCATGGTTTTCAATGCCTCAGTGCTGTATTTTCAGGCAGTGCGTCCACTTTTGCAGCCATATCTGTGCCATCATCTGGTTTCTTCACTCAGGCAGGTGGTCCAAAGTCTAGAGGAGGTGGCTCATCACGACCACAGCTGGAGGGCTGAACTCATGAT GCATCTCATCAAATGTCTTGTGGACTCTGGGAAAATGGAAGAAGCTGTAGGTTTTGCCAAGATTACAGAAGAGTTCATTAAATCACACACGCCACAATTTTATCCAAGTCTATTTACGTTAATg gtACAACACAAGCTGTCAGAGAATGATGTCCTTGTTGAAACAAGCAGACAGTCTACCTCATTGGAGGTGATTTACAAAATGCAGGATTTAAAAAA CAGgttgaaaacaatgaaaaatgaTGAGCTGAATAAGGAAGATTCTGCTAAGCTGGAGGAGATCTTCCATCTTCTGGTGGATTGTACCAAAGTAGCCACTACAGTCAAGAACCCAAGCCTTCACATCCCAATCCCTGCTTATCCTGTTGACAG AGTTGCCTTTCTACTGGAGTTGGCTCTGCTGGCCTTGCAAGTAAAGCATCAAAAAGTAGCTGCCGGCTGTATGAAAGAGCTAAAAACAGTGGGAGAGACT AGTGCTGGCCAGCGCATAATAATGGAATGTGTTACCTGTGGAATCAACCTTCTGAAGAAAGAGGCAAAGATGAGCGCCTATTGCAAAGCCAGTGTAGAG GCACAACTGAAGGAGATAGGCAAGCTGGATAAGTTGCTGCAGACTGCAGTGAGAGAAAGGGACCCTCAAGCAGCGCAGGCAGTATGTGCTACTCAGTGGAGCTTCTGCCTGCCCCTCCTACAGCACaacctcaggaagtacatcaaGGCACCTCTGCTTAGAATGGCCCAAGTGTTGGAAGACACGCAAAG TGTGATGCAGGGGATGCGCAGTCAGATCCACTCTGAACTGGCAGcaatggaagaggaggaggggcgtCTTGAGGCTGCTTTGACTCACCTTCACAAAGCAATGCTGCTGGATAACGGAACTCAACGACAACGGCTGTCGTCTGCcttccacctcctgcagctgagaaAGACCCTCTACCAAACACCGTCCCGGAATGAGGACAAAGCTGCTTTGCTACTGCAGCAG GCCAAAGAAATTCAGCCCCAAGATAAAACAGACAGCCGTCCCTGTTTGGTTGCTGTGGGTCTTCTTTTGGCCCCTGATGATTTCCAGATGGTGCTTGATGCAGATGACACCTCCGAAA TCAGTCTTGCATCTGGACCAGTGGCTCAGCTCTGTGCTAAGGCTCAACATCACACTACATGTGTACAGAGGGTACACAGACACCTGACCACACAAGGAGATAATTCTGACAATGCAGAAAG GGTGAAGTTGTGGGCAACACTGGCAAAGAAAGCGAGGAAAGAGGAAGTCTGGGATGTGTGTCGAGCTGCTTCCCGATTCTGTTTACTTTATGATGATGGGAGATGGAAAATGTCTGTGAATGATG aatGTACATGCTCAGACAAGGAGAGCCTGGCAGAGTGTAATCGGGGCTGCACTGAAAACCAAATTAACATAAATGACTTGTTGCAGCTTCTAGCTGAAATAAGGTTTATTGCtgctgag GCCACCGTCCAGAAGCTGTTAACAGAAGGAGTGAAGCTAAACAGCCCTGCCGTCCCCCCACGAGAGagaggtgtttgtgtttctgaagTCAATCAACATTGGATTATATACAG AGACTGGATTCAAACACTGTCTGCCCATGCCACCTCCAACTTCTTGCGAGCAGCAGAGCTTGGAGTAGAGATCAACGAGCCGTGGGTTGTTGCCAATGCAGCCATTTACCTGTGGAACTACAACAGCCACCTGTTGGCCGCTGGGGAATACCAACACCTGGTTCCCACCTTCCAGGGACTGGTGGAAATGCTTCAAAAGATAGAATTCACTCG GAATCGTGCTCttgtggtgctgctgtgtgatgtAGTGGCCCGGGGGTTGATCCAGCCCCTTTGTAACACAGACTATATTGAGCCATCCCCACAAGCAGATAAAGGCAAAAACAGAGCTGAAAAGGGGATGGAGAAGGCTGCCAATAGCCATGGGAGTTTCTTGGACCCTGCTCCCCTGCAGGATGTCCACAAGGCATTACAG CTTAGTGAATATGCCCTTCACTTGTCCGGCTGCAACAACACAGGAGAGAAAATTTCCATTGCTGTAAGGAAGCAAGCGGTGGCCACATGGGTGCAGATCAAGAGACTGTTGAAGCAACAAATTGGCTCAGAGATTGACATTAAACACAAG tCTGAGGATGAGGACGTGTCTGCGATGACGCGAGTACTGGTTGCTGCGGAGATGCTCCAGTGCAATAAGAACCCGAGGCACATGGAATTCTCCGCTCCCAGTCTCTCCACA CTGTTGAGCATGGCATCAGAATGCAGCTGGACTGATGCTGTGGTGGAGCTCCAGGTGTGGTGTCAGCTGGCCTCTTTCTGTTATGATGTCAATGACCACAGCTTGGTACTGTGCTGTACTAAGAATGCTCTGCAGCTGGAAGGAGCAGCAACCAAAACGCTCAACATCATGCCTTGTGCTTT ATATAGCCTGTCTGCGGTGAATGAAATGCTGAGCAGTGCAGCTTGTTTGAGAGGTTTAAGCTTAGCCCATGAGTCCAGAGgagatttacacaaatacagAGAGGCCCTGAAGATGCTTCTGTTTGGTGTCAG CAATGCAGAAAAGGCTGACAATCCAGCATTGTGTATCACAGCTGCCAAACATTACTGGAACACTTGCTTACCGCTGACACAGATTCCCGTGGAAAGATGGCAGTTTCAAAAACCCCTAGAGAAGATCCTGACTGCTCTGGTTCATACAAACTGCAGCCATacaagt AAGCAGGGCAAAGCAAAACGCTTTCTGACCTTGGAGGCAGCATCTCCTGTGAGACCCAAGGATGGGTCACAGG CAGATGAAGATCTAAGCCTGAGAGCAGATATTTACAGTTTCTTGCTCCAACTCCATGTTGAATTAAAAGACTGGAAAAGtgctctgcagcttctggaCAAAGCAATTAGTGATGTGTCGTGCACCAGACGTCGAAT ACCTCTGCAGAAACAACGTATTCTGGTGAAAGTACAACTGGGGGAAAACATACTGATGGACATGCAGAAGTTACGAGGGGAAGATGAGTGGTGCTGTTCATCTATGTGGCATCAGGCTGCACTTTGTGCTACCAATAAGTCCAAACAACTGACCTACTACCAGGAATCCATCACCTCCGCCATG TGTCCAAAGAAGGTCAGCCTTTTGATGGAATTTGGAGCATGGCTCTACTGTCACAACTTCCCCAAAGCTGATGCCCACCACCAGCTTCAATGGGCCATTGACATCCTTCTAAATGTGGAACCTGAACAGGCAGAAGAGCCAG GGGATAACTCAAAAGGGAAGGATTTGAGCTCAGGGAAATGTGAGCTTTTGGTAGGAGTCCAGGTTTTTTCATGGATCCATAATTTGTCTAATCTGAAGGAAGTGTGGCGCCTGGACTATTTGATCCAAGCACACACCCTAGTCGCTGTCATGACAGACAAGACGTCACCCGAGTACCAGCTTTACCTGGTCAGAGCGTACACCTTTGTACTTCAGATTTGGAAG GAGTCCATGGCAGTGGCTAGTCAGATTTCAAGTGATATGGCAAAGTGtcagcctcctcagcctcctcagtCTGCTGGATCCAAAAAGGATCAAGACaagggcaaaaacaaaaaaacaaaagat CACACCCCTGCAGAGGAAAGACCTAAGTCTATTACTTTGGATCAGACTCTGCCTTCAGCTGTGAAGGAGTGGGCTTGCTACATGTGCCCTGACCAGGTCAGGCAGATATTCAGAGCCAACAGTAACCCTCACTGTATCAACAGGCAGAGCATTTCAAAGCAG ACTCAGAGCCTGTTTTATCTCAACCGGCTGGAAAACGAACTTCGCTTGCTGTCTCTTGACCATCTGACCCTGCCTGTTTTGCATCTAGCTGAGACCATTGCTCATGATCTTATGGATGATGAGGGCCTCTCTGACCTCTATCGACTTAG AATCGTGAGGACCTGTTGGCAGCTGGGTGTGGAAGCCAATTTTGCATATCAGGAAAAGCTCGTAATTCTGAGTAGTAttcaaaaacaaatgcaaatgag GTGCCAGAACATAATAACTTCATCACAAGGAAGGAGTGACATTCACAAACAG GTAATCTTACAGAAGACAGGGATGGATAACAGTGCTTGGTTGAGGAAGGAAGGCATGGACATGCGTGTTCAGGATATCTGGCTGGACAAAGCTGAAGTTTGCCTCAGTATGGGACTGTATCAGCCAACTAGACAGCTTCTGGCAGAGGCCCACCTAATATCTGTG GAACTTGGAGACCTAAAAGCAGTTGCCAGATGTTTGCTCAAATGTGCCATCCTGGCTTGTGAAGAGCAGAACTATGCCCAGGCTTTGATCCTGTTGGACAAATCCTTGGCCCTGGGTGGGAATAAGGAGTTCTGGTACCATTTCACATTGACCAAGGTCAGAGCTGTATTAGGGCAGAGACATCGGGATGCACAAGCCAAG GCTGAACTCATTATAAAGGAAGGCTGTGAAGCGCTCAAGCTCAACCTGGAGCAACAGGCCATTCAAGCACCTGAGCTCACGTTCATGATTATTTCACTAGAGATGAG AGGTGCCATGGAATGTATAAGTTTCATCACTGGAAGTGAATGCGGAGGAGCTCCTTCCACTGAGGCTCTGCAGAGGTTAACGTCTTCCTGTGATAAACTCAGAGATTGTGCCATTACATTTACTAAGCTCAGCTACAATGAGCAGGCTGCAGAAGCACATGCAGAATGTGCACATACACTGAG ATTCTTGTCCTCCCATGCAGCTGATCCAGCCAGTAAACAGCGTTTCCTGCTCAATGGCCTCTCCCAGATGCAGTTAGCTGTCATGTTACAGGAACACGTAGCTCAGAGAATTCAGGACCTGCTATACCCACAGGAGGAG AGCCATCAACAGCTGCTACCAGCCATCAGAAAGCTGCTGCGCCTGCGACTGGCCTTGGCAGAATTTTGTCTAGCCATGTTGGAGGAGCACTGTGCTGAGGAAAAAAGCCAAGCTGTGGCTCGGATGTGGAAAACCTCTGTTATGATAGCATTGGAGGATTTTACACGCTGCACTCCTGAACCTGACTCTTTGGAACAG GAATGGGTGAGTGTGGGTAGCACCTTGGGACAGGTGGCTCTGAGCCAACTTGCTGCAGTCCGTTCCTACAAGCTGGTCAACATGGAGACCAGAGCTCGATGCCTGACTCTGATGGGGACGTACCTTAGACTGCAGGCTGTGCATGAAGGACCTGTTCAAATGTGCTTCCTCTGGGGCAGAAACAAGCAG GTGTCCCATTCTGAACCTAAACCAATTTTCATAAAGGAAGGGGATTCTGAGAAAGACGGAGAGTCAAGCAGAATGACCTCTGCCAAACGTGCTgagctgcag CAAAAGAGATGTAAAGTGCAGCAGTTGTTGACACAAGCCAGTAAAGCACTTGCTGAAGCCACCAGCCTTTGTCTCCAGCATAACCTGCCTCGTTCCATCTTGGCCGATGCCTCTCTCAGCATGTTAGAGTGCCATGGCCAGTCAAACCCTGCAGTGGCAGGGCAGTATCTTGCTCTTTTTCAG AGTTGCTGTACTGTATCTATGATTGTTGAGGTCCTCAGTTCTGCCTGTGCAAACACCAGTGTGTCCCAGTTCTcggctctgctcagtttccacaGGAAACTGCTTCTTGCACAGGAGGAGAGGCCCAGCAGCATGCTTAGGGGGGTGGAGGACTCCCTCAACAGCCTTTCTAAG GCCTTCAGCCACCTGACAATCAGTCCCAATCACCTAAACATGCTTGCGGAGCTTCCACCTAACCTGAAGATTCTACTACTTCAGCACAATAAGGATGG GTCACAACTTTATGGGGCTTTTTATGAAACAACCAAAGAGTCAGAAAGTCCCAAAGGAAAAACAG GTATCCTGACGTGCTCCAGCGTGGCAAAGGTTTCAGTCTGCCCGCAGGCTCTGGGGGCACTGAGGAAGAAAACTCAAGCCTTTGGGCAGGAGACCAGACACACCCTCCTCAAAGAAGGCTTCTGGCAAAGCACTGACAGCAGGCTGGAG gaaactgcagcagaaaaaacGTTAGAACATCACTTCAGAGAAATTGTACAAGATATGGAAGAATATTTAAATCCACTTCTTGAACAGTTTGACTTCTCTTGCCTTAG GCTTGAAACTCTATCAGCTCCAGAGATGACCAGaatcaaagaaaaagaagacaaggCAAACTCTGCTAAAG AGGAACAGGGGACGTTTTTGGTGTTGCTGGCAGACCAGATGTTGCTAGAGTTGCCGCTGGAAGCCCTGTCCATCCTGCAAGAAAAAGGCCTGACCTCTGTCTCACGAGACTTCTCCTTACAGCTCCTCCACAGTCGACTGAACAAGGAAGAGCCACAGATAG TTGAAAAGGACAACAAAAAGGAGACCAAAGGTGCGAGGGGAACTAAAGAGAAGGGAGATCAAAGCCGAGCCATCAAAGTG gtgcCTGCTAATCGGACCTTGCCTTCAAACACCTTCCCTATCGATTCAAAGAACTTTAAAT ACATAATTGACCCCAACCAAAAAGGTAACATTG AAGGTACCTGTCCTTTTACACGCATAGAAGAGATTTTAGAATCCCACAATCAGCAATTCACACATCCCTTtgtgagaaacaaacaaaaacccag TCTGCCTgagatggagcagctgctgtgcagaTGCAGTGCCTTCATTTACCTCGGGATGCAACGTTTCACAGAAGACGTTCCACTTTCCAAACTGGCAGCTCTCAATCTGTGTG AGTGTCGCATGGCTCTGCTCTTTGACCGGATCCAAAACTCTGCCACCCTCCTTCGCCAATCAAGCCTACATCTGCACAAGAG CACAGGAAAGCTTGCCCTGGAAGAAACCCTGGAGACTGCTCTCCTCTTGAGTGTGGTGGGTGTTGGCTGTGTTGTCCTCAATCATTGGCACAGCAGCCttaagcagaacacacacaatgtggccACAATACTAGACA acatGCTGAGGTCCAGTCAGACCTCTGGACAAAGCGTCTATGCCTTGAGGAAGGGAACCAGCAAAGTGACAGGACAAGAAAATCAGTCACATG ATCAAACTCTCCTTGCTGACTTTGAGGAAGATCATGTTCAACACAAAATGACTCATTCACTCTTCAACTGTGTTCTTTATGGACTCCCTAACCTAATTTTTACCTAA